From Gigantopelta aegis isolate Gae_Host chromosome 11, Gae_host_genome, whole genome shotgun sequence, the proteins below share one genomic window:
- the LOC121385575 gene encoding uncharacterized protein LOC121385575, whose translation MKSVFITLDVVVLWVAVVVQGDGHELANMTWYQATKACRKRGGELYHSADKSHVARFLDRNSGKHWIGAKVMYSSWTWTEDRRTLFKYEGYRNVTEEDRYANIFLYRNQAVRCYTECNTTYIGLQGINCFCVRSAKLSSETAAQDRCWGNSQEYCGTAHGMSVYKVDLFKDDSVQWTFGLKDLCGYVNSNEVIYEGSVTAYIMEIKTEKLCQAKKYGRICTCKDPDGCACKAYDTDTGDWSAANQSCSLLKIEHTIACDIDEEQPYWIGLSRYRYIGWVERGGSIDVPDTGRSGCVWAERLRNDTVVFGIKGCSSQYKPLCTEDAISNKIPNTKTQPDGAVIGGSVAAAVVVILVLVLLAMIWMKRTKRVCFKDKSPDPDSRHVTSSQNVYEVSDDHHVESDYCDINDRPGQTEADSLVNRNGRQHYEFEPEAQLGVSGAKDEPYELAIDPRKVNADGDGDYNELHDSSHNKGQQWSGTGTYSHIHGRDGCGSYDTYDRTNSVKDIPPLDATYSHIHSNRGVDDADTYDRTTPVEVAPALDTTYSHVVPSTLGNE comes from the exons ATGAAGTCCGTATTTATAACACTAGACGTCGTAGTCCTTTGGGTGGCTGTTGTCGTACAGGGAGACGGACATG aatTGGCTAATATGACGTGGTACCAAGCCACCAAGGCTTGTAGAAAACGTGGAGGAGAACTTTACCATTCTGCTGACAAGTCACACGTGGCTCGGTTCCTCGACAGGAACTCCGGAAAACACTGGATCGGAGCTAAAGTGATGTACTCTTCCTGGACATGGACAG AGGATCGGAGAACGCTGTTCAAATACGAGGGATATCGAAATGTAACAGAGGAGGACAGATATgcgaatatatttttgtacaggAACCAAGCGGTCCGATGCTACACGGAATGTAATACGACATATATTGGCTTACAG ggaattaattgtttttgtgttcGGTCAGCTAAACTCTCATCAGAGACTGCTGCGCAGGACCGGTGCTGGGGAAACTCTCAGGAATACTGCGGTACCGCGCACGGAATGAGTGTTTACAAAGTCG ACCTTTTTAAAGATGACTCCGTGCAATGGACATTTGGTTTGAAGGATCTATGTGGATATGTCAACTCAAATGAGGTCATTTATGAAGGCTCCGTGACCGCCTACATCATGGAAATCAAAACGGAGAAACTGTGTCAAGCAAAGAAATATGGACGtatttgtacat GCAAAGATCCCGATGGTTGTGCATGTAAGGCTTATGACACGGATACAGGTGACTGGAGTGCAGCCAATCAAAGTTGTTCTCTTCTGAAAATCGAACATACGATAGCCTGCGACATCGATGAGGAACAGCCATACTGGATTGGTTTGAGTCGCTATCGATACATCGGCTGGGTTGAGC GTGGTGGGAGTATCGATGTCCCTGATACGGGTAGAAGTGGCTGTGTGTGGGCTGAACGACTTAGAAATGACACCGTGGTGTTTGGTATCAAGGGATGTAGTTCACAATACAAGCCTCTCTGCACTGAAg aTGCCATCTCCAACAAAATACCAAACACAAAGACTCAGCCTG ATGGAGCCGTCATTGGCGGAAGTGTCGCTGCCGCAGTTGTCGTGATCTTGGTGTTAGTTCTGTTGGCTATGATTTGGATGAAAAG GACAAAACGTGTTTGCTTTAAAGACAAATCACCTGACCCTGATAGCCGCCACGTGACTTCAAGTCAGAATGTCTACGAAGTGTCTGACGACCACCATGTCGAGTCTGATTACTGCGATATTAACGACCGACCTGGTCAGACAGAGGCCGACTCTCTAGTCAATAGGAATGGAAGACAACACTACGAATTCGAACCAGAAGCACAACTTGGAGTATCTGGAGCGAAAGACGAACCGTATGAATTAGCTATAGATCCCAGGAAAGTGAATGCAGACGGTGACGGTGATTATAATGAGTTACACGACAGCAGCCACAACAAAGGTCAACAGTGGAGCGGTACTGGCACGTACAGTCACATCCACGGTCGAGATGGTTGTGGAAGTTATGACACGTACGACAGAACCAACTCCGTGAAGGACATTCCTCCGCTTGACGCAACGTACAGTCATA